Proteins encoded together in one Yersinia mollaretii ATCC 43969 window:
- a CDS encoding glutathione S-transferase family protein: MLQLLGKDSSINVRKVLWTCYELGLPVDQQNWGSGFRSTQEPEFLALNPNGLVPVLIDGDTVLWESNTICRYLVTKEGRQDLLPQDALSRAKVEMWMDWQATDLNNAWRYVFMSRVRQHPDYQDVALLASACDEWNRLMGILENRLVSTGAYVAGAHFTLSDIVIGLSLNRWLMTPFQRPDFPALTDYFSRLKQHPGFLLYGANGMP, from the coding sequence ATGTTGCAATTATTGGGTAAAGATTCATCGATTAATGTGCGTAAAGTTCTCTGGACTTGTTATGAGTTGGGTTTACCTGTCGATCAGCAAAATTGGGGTAGCGGTTTTCGTTCTACGCAGGAACCTGAATTTTTGGCACTCAATCCCAATGGGCTGGTTCCGGTGTTAATCGATGGCGACACGGTGCTTTGGGAATCCAATACTATCTGCCGCTATTTGGTGACAAAGGAGGGCCGCCAAGATCTATTACCGCAAGATGCGCTCAGCCGCGCAAAAGTTGAGATGTGGATGGATTGGCAGGCGACAGATCTGAACAATGCGTGGCGCTATGTCTTTATGTCGCGGGTACGACAACACCCTGACTATCAGGATGTGGCCTTGTTGGCCTCGGCCTGTGATGAGTGGAACCGATTGATGGGGATTCTTGAAAATCGGTTGGTATCCACAGGGGCTTATGTTGCTGGCGCGCATTTTACATTGTCAGATATTGTCATCGGCTTATCATTAAACCGTTGGTTAATGACGCCTTTCCAGCGGCCCGACTTCCCAGCTTTAACCGATTACTTCTCACGTCTTAAACAACACCCAGGTTTTCTACTGTACGGCGCGAATGGTATGCCCTAA
- the crcB gene encoding fluoride efflux transporter CrcB codes for MTAIDVMWVGLGGGIGSLLRWWIGLRVGKIYKGPLPLGTFLINISGAFVIGYLSILFNVDWRDRYGDLMNAAVLTGILGGYTTFSSMQLDAAKLATARGRAIAAGYLIISVLVGLIAAAFGAWLAY; via the coding sequence ATGACTGCAATAGATGTCATGTGGGTAGGACTGGGTGGCGGCATCGGTTCACTTTTGCGATGGTGGATAGGGTTGAGAGTCGGAAAAATCTATAAAGGTCCTCTCCCGCTCGGTACATTTCTGATCAATATTTCCGGTGCTTTTGTTATTGGCTATCTGAGTATTCTTTTTAATGTTGACTGGCGTGATCGCTATGGCGATTTAATGAATGCGGCGGTATTAACCGGTATTTTAGGTGGCTATACCACTTTCAGTAGCATGCAATTGGATGCGGCAAAATTAGCGACTGCCCGTGGCAGAGCTATCGCCGCCGGATATTTGATTATTTCGGTCTTGGTCGGCCTCATCGCGGCAGCATTTGGTGCGTGGCTAGCTTATTAA
- a CDS encoding HoxN/HupN/NixA family nickel/cobalt transporter, translating into MTTGIERSSAFGNRQTKLRAIYLLIGLLIVNGLAWGWAFIEFNDNAVLMGMAFLAYSFGLRHAVDADHIAAIDNVTRKLMQQGKTPIAVGTFFSLGHSTIVILASLAIAATAMAFKNNMAWFHETGGLIGTLVSSLFLLLFGFLNLAILISVYKKFKQVKAGHIYKDEELDLLVVNNGGFLARIFKRVFNMVSKSWHMYPVGFLFGLGFDTATEIGVLGISAASATHGMNLWSIMVFPILFAAGMALIDSLDNFVMIGAYGWAFSKPVRKLYYNITITAASVIIAFFIGGIEALGLIADKLNLTGGIWTPINNISENLGEIGYWIIGMFILCWLISAVNYYVRGYDKLSISR; encoded by the coding sequence ATGACGACAGGAATAGAGAGAAGTAGCGCCTTTGGCAATCGGCAAACTAAGCTTCGTGCTATCTACTTGCTGATAGGTTTACTGATTGTCAACGGGCTGGCATGGGGTTGGGCCTTTATTGAGTTTAATGACAATGCCGTCTTGATGGGGATGGCGTTTTTGGCTTATAGCTTTGGTCTTCGTCACGCGGTTGATGCGGATCATATTGCGGCCATTGATAATGTCACCCGCAAACTGATGCAGCAGGGTAAGACGCCGATTGCGGTCGGCACCTTCTTCTCTCTCGGCCATTCAACCATCGTAATACTAGCTTCACTGGCCATCGCGGCAACGGCAATGGCATTTAAGAATAATATGGCTTGGTTCCATGAAACCGGTGGTTTAATTGGCACGCTGGTTTCATCACTGTTTTTATTGCTGTTTGGTTTTCTTAATTTAGCCATCCTGATTTCAGTGTACAAAAAGTTCAAGCAGGTCAAAGCGGGGCATATCTATAAAGACGAAGAACTTGATCTGCTGGTGGTCAATAATGGGGGCTTTCTCGCCAGAATCTTCAAACGTGTGTTCAACATGGTGAGTAAAAGCTGGCATATGTACCCGGTAGGTTTTTTATTCGGCTTGGGTTTTGATACGGCCACTGAAATTGGGGTATTAGGTATTTCCGCTGCCAGTGCAACCCACGGTATGAATCTGTGGTCAATTATGGTATTCCCCATTTTATTTGCCGCGGGGATGGCCTTGATCGACTCACTTGATAATTTTGTGATGATTGGCGCTTATGGTTGGGCATTCTCTAAACCGGTGCGAAAACTCTATTACAACATTACCATTACAGCGGCTTCCGTTATCATTGCTTTCTTTATTGGTGGGATTGAGGCGCTAGGACTCATTGCAGATAAGCTTAATTTAACTGGTGGGATTTGGACGCCAATCAATAATATCAGTGAGAATTTAGGCGAGATAGGCTACTGGATTATTGGTATGTTTATACTCTGTTGGTTAATTTCAGCCGTTAACTATTATGTCCGTGGTTACGATAAATTAAGCATCAGTCGTTAG
- the crcB gene encoding fluoride efflux transporter CrcB: MPNLLILVFVGGAFGAMCREFIMLSVPRLADGFPMDIFIANIIAAFLLGLTTSLFKKDKINQYVHLMVGTGIMGGLSTFSSFVFGAVEMMKNPTGVLVSICYLVASLIVGFIAVELGLMVGPKEKPKDPQAAAE, from the coding sequence ATGCCAAATCTTCTTATTCTCGTCTTTGTCGGTGGTGCATTTGGTGCCATGTGCCGTGAGTTCATTATGCTGTCAGTACCACGGCTGGCCGACGGATTCCCGATGGATATTTTTATTGCCAATATCATTGCCGCATTTTTATTGGGGCTAACCACCTCTCTCTTTAAAAAAGACAAAATTAACCAATATGTGCATCTCATGGTGGGGACGGGGATCATGGGCGGGCTGTCGACATTTTCCAGCTTTGTATTTGGAGCCGTCGAAATGATGAAAAACCCGACAGGGGTTTTAGTCTCAATCTGCTATTTGGTCGCCAGCCTTATTGTGGGTTTTATCGCGGTGGAATTGGGTTTAATGGTCGGCCCAAAAGAGAAGCCTAAAGATCCACAAGCCGCAGCGGAATAA
- the kch gene encoding voltage-gated potassium channel protein — protein MKILQEIKTKVSIPLLLAILVAINGCLVLSPVLFRAISHSTEAINNFSTWQEALSFLDLFEIPQFMIGLLLILMAFAVSMKIRTAWFLTVLLLFTLVAINIFILKDQNKMTTYSLIVIVALLFYWREFDHYSLGSATFFAIASICSLIVYSMLGTLYMGNEFAPVVTDLPTAFYFAIVCMSTVGFGDIIPHTTVARMFTLTVIIAGITVFATSIASIAGPIISNNIKRIVKGRIYHVERKNHFIIVGSGSLALNVYNGLRDRGDDVTVVCAVGSQHNFPSHADIIEGDPSSVETLKLAGAARAKYIIALCSSDADNTFTILAAKEIAGAGTKTLALVNETQNMEKVKRVNPDMVFSLPLLGSELLVRTLNGETINNSLITEMFFGKCQKLD, from the coding sequence ATGAAAATATTACAGGAAATTAAGACTAAGGTATCAATACCACTTTTGCTGGCTATTTTGGTGGCCATTAATGGGTGTCTGGTGTTAAGCCCCGTGCTTTTCCGGGCGATCTCTCATTCAACAGAGGCGATAAATAATTTCAGTACTTGGCAGGAGGCGTTAAGTTTTCTTGATTTATTTGAAATACCGCAATTTATGATCGGTCTGCTATTGATACTGATGGCATTTGCAGTGTCGATGAAGATCCGTACCGCATGGTTCCTGACAGTGTTATTACTGTTTACTCTGGTTGCTATCAATATCTTTATTCTGAAAGATCAGAACAAGATGACGACTTATTCCCTTATTGTCATTGTTGCTCTGCTGTTTTATTGGCGAGAGTTTGATCATTACAGTCTCGGTAGTGCGACATTCTTTGCGATCGCAAGTATTTGCTCATTAATCGTCTATAGCATGTTGGGTACACTTTACATGGGCAATGAATTCGCACCGGTAGTCACTGATTTACCGACTGCGTTCTATTTCGCGATTGTCTGTATGTCAACGGTGGGTTTCGGGGACATTATTCCACATACCACTGTGGCGAGAATGTTCACTCTTACGGTGATTATTGCTGGTATTACTGTCTTTGCGACTTCGATTGCTTCTATTGCCGGTCCGATAATCAGTAATAATATTAAACGCATAGTTAAAGGTAGGATTTATCACGTGGAACGTAAAAATCATTTTATTATTGTCGGTTCCGGTTCTTTGGCGTTGAATGTCTATAACGGTCTGCGTGACCGGGGTGATGATGTCACTGTCGTTTGCGCCGTCGGCAGTCAACACAACTTTCCTTCGCATGCAGATATTATCGAGGGTGACCCCTCTTCGGTCGAAACGCTGAAATTGGCCGGTGCCGCTAGAGCAAAATATATCATTGCATTATGCAGCAGTGATGCCGATAACACCTTTACTATTCTGGCTGCTAAAGAGATTGCCGGTGCAGGCACCAAAACATTGGCATTAGTAAATGAAACACAGAATATGGAGAAAGTGAAACGGGTGAATCCTGATATGGTGTTCTCACTCCCCTTATTAGGCAGTGAACTGCTGGTTAGAACTCTGAATGGCGAGACCATCAATAACTCCCTTATTACGGAAATGTTTTTTGGTAAATGCCAAAAATTAGATTAA
- the hdeB gene encoding acid-activated periplasmic chaperone HdeB, with amino-acid sequence MSYKSLRNIALTGLLLSAAATSFAATTSATGTTPSDMTCKEFLDLNPKSMTPVVYWVLNDDTQYKHGDYVDLHETDTIVTPKVVEVCKKAPESKLSEMKQDILNFAKKHNM; translated from the coding sequence ATGTCCTACAAATCACTTCGTAACATTGCATTGACTGGTTTATTACTTTCCGCTGCCGCCACCTCTTTTGCAGCAACCACTAGCGCAACCGGGACCACCCCGAGTGATATGACCTGCAAAGAGTTCCTGGATCTGAATCCTAAATCAATGACTCCCGTTGTTTATTGGGTATTGAATGATGATACTCAATATAAACATGGCGATTATGTTGATTTGCATGAGACAGACACCATCGTGACACCCAAGGTGGTTGAAGTGTGCAAAAAGGCACCTGAAAGTAAACTGTCTGAAATGAAGCAGGATATTTTAAATTTCGCTAAGAAACACAATATGTAA
- the yut gene encoding urea transporter, whose product MNTKTGNQSGWAQLSASNVFIEFIDTTLRGCAQVMFQNNPLTGLFFFIAIFVGAYGEGNPAVAYGCVLGTVVATLTGLTMRDRKSWRAGLYGYNGCLVGAALPTFLVVTPVLWACIILGSIVSVIVTVCIADILKTWKVAALTAPFVLTTWMILLGSYAFAGLHSSGLPTPALPHQLVLDSSNFFAQSNIFVSMFNGISQVFLFSSLIGGILFVIGLAVESLWAAIFGVCGALLAILTAVFLDADHQSINAGLYAFSAVLTAIALGSTFNKPSWRVLAYTIVGVIFTVIVQGALNTLLSPIGIPTLTMPFVLASWLFLVPNKEVMPAHRQ is encoded by the coding sequence ATGAATACGAAAACGGGCAATCAATCCGGTTGGGCACAATTAAGTGCTTCGAATGTTTTCATTGAATTTATCGATACCACTTTGCGTGGCTGCGCACAGGTTATGTTCCAAAATAACCCATTAACGGGGCTATTCTTTTTTATCGCCATATTTGTCGGCGCTTATGGTGAGGGGAATCCGGCGGTGGCTTATGGCTGTGTGCTGGGTACGGTGGTTGCCACCTTAACCGGGCTAACCATGCGTGACCGTAAATCATGGCGGGCCGGATTATATGGTTATAACGGCTGTTTAGTCGGCGCGGCACTGCCGACATTTTTGGTCGTCACGCCGGTACTTTGGGCCTGCATTATCTTGGGCAGTATCGTCTCGGTCATTGTCACTGTTTGTATCGCCGATATTTTAAAAACCTGGAAAGTCGCCGCACTGACCGCTCCTTTTGTCTTAACCACCTGGATGATATTGCTGGGCAGCTATGCCTTTGCCGGTCTCCATAGCAGCGGACTTCCGACGCCAGCTCTCCCGCATCAGCTCGTTTTGGATAGCAGTAATTTTTTCGCGCAGAGCAATATTTTTGTCAGCATGTTTAACGGCATTTCACAGGTATTTTTATTCAGCAGCTTAATTGGCGGCATATTATTTGTTATTGGCTTAGCGGTTGAATCGCTATGGGCGGCTATTTTTGGCGTCTGTGGCGCGTTATTAGCAATCCTTACCGCCGTTTTCCTCGATGCAGATCACCAGAGTATTAATGCCGGGCTTTATGCTTTCAGCGCCGTATTAACCGCTATTGCCTTGGGTTCTACCTTCAATAAGCCCAGTTGGCGTGTTCTGGCTTACACCATTGTTGGCGTTATTTTCACTGTCATTGTTCAAGGGGCACTCAATACTTTACTGTCGCCGATTGGCATTCCGACGTTAACCATGCCATTTGTGTTGGCCTCATGGTTATTCCTGGTACCGAATAAAGAGGTGATGCCTGCGCATCGACAATAG